In one window of Solanum pennellii chromosome 2, SPENNV200 DNA:
- the LOC107010377 gene encoding galactinol synthase 2: MAPNVFGLATKAKSLSSRAYVTFLAGNGDYWKGVVGLVKGLRKAKSAYPLVVACLPDVPEEHRRILINQGCIVREIEPVYPPDNQTQFAMAYYVINYSKLRIWEFVEYSKMIYLDGDIQVFDNIDHLFDLPDGYFYAVMDCFCEKTWSHTPQYTVGYCQQCPDKVQWTQDLGPKPSLYFNAGMFVYEPSLSTYDDLLKTLKLTPPTPFAEQDFLNMYFRDVYKPIRNDYNLVLAMLWRHPENVDLEKVKVVHYCAAGSKPWRYTGKEENMDREDIKMLIKKWWDIYDDVSLDYKNSNVVMNAVDGEVEAQKFMAALSEAGVVHYITAPSAA, translated from the exons atggcaCCTAATGTTTTTGGTCTTGCAACAAAGGCAAAAAGTTTGTCAAGCCGTGCCTATGTTACGTTCTTAGCTGGAAATGGTGATTATTGGAAAGGCGTTGTTGGTTTGGTTAAAGGTTTGCGAAAGGCGAAATCGGCTTATCCACTTGTTGTGGCTTGTTTGCCTGATGTCCCGGAGGAACATCGACGTATACTCATTAACCAAGGTTGCATCGTTCGAGAGATCGAGCCTGTTTATCCTCCTGACAATCAAACTCAATTTGCTATGGCTTATTATGTTATCAACTATTCAAAACTCCGGATTTGGGAG TTTGTGGAGTATAGCAAGATGATATACTTGGACGGTGATATTCAGGTGTTTGATAACATAGACCACTTGTTTGACTTGCCAGATGGCTATTTTTATGCTGTGATGGATTGTTTTTGTGAAAAAACATGGAGTCACACCCCACAATATACAGTTGGCTACTGTCAACAGTGTCCTGATAAGGTCCAGTGGACTCAAGACTTGGGCCCTAAGCCATCACTCTATTTTAATGCTGGCATGTTTGTGTATGAGCCAAGTCTCTCCACTTATGATGATCTCTTGAAAACACTCAAACTTACCCCTCCTACCCCATTTGCTGAACag GATTTTTTGAACATGTATTTCAGAGATGTATACAAGCCAATTCGGAACGATTATAACTTAGTTTTAGCTATGTTGTGGCGTCACCCTGAGAATGTGGATCTTGAGAAAGTAAAAGTTGTTCACTACTGTGCGGCGGGGTCGAAGCCATGGAGGTACACTGGCAAGGAAGAGAACATGGACAGAGAAGACATTAAGATGCTAATTAAAAAGTGGTGGGATATTTATGATGACGTGTCATTGGATTACAAGAACTCCAACGTTGTTATGAATGCCGTTGATGGAGAAGTTGAAGCTCAGAAATTTATGGCAGCCTTATCAGAGGCTGGTGTTGTGCACTACATAACTGCTCCATCGGCCGCTTAG
- the LOC107010416 gene encoding uncharacterized protein LOC107010416, whose amino-acid sequence MDAFDFGTEKMENRVILIFHSFKSVAKLFRIVELCVGVFVVLWSSTRLPFVVKISGEYFRQLISIILSPLFIFLISNVIVLTLFFKSGRFSVDSSTISNNTETELYDSFIEKETCSGNFTAENSSPAPAREQTVYQDKQTILEVNAQTISESDGSEETETETEKDFCSQIPRRTKSAKFNRGSNKEIYGKLRRSETEMCRKIDNSVDPSETVYPVDELSNEEFQKAIEDFIARQIKFHQEEKLAIVLHS is encoded by the coding sequence ATGGATGCTTTCGATTTCGGTACTGAAAAAATGGAAAACAGAGTAATTCTGATATTCCACAGTTTCAAAAGCGTTGCCAAGCTTTTCCGAATTGTTGAGCTTTGCGTTGGAGTTTTTGTGGTCTTATGGAGTTCTACTCGGTTACCTTTTGTCGTCAAAATTTCCGGCGAGTATTTCCGTCAACTCATCTCCATAATACTTAGCCCTCTCTTCATTTTCCTTATTAGCAACGTCATCGTTCTCACTCTCTTCTTCAAATCTGGCCGATTCTCCGTCGATTCATCAACGATCTCAAATAACACCGAAACTGAACTCTACGATTCATTCATCGAAAAGGAAACATGCTCCGGGAATTTCACCGCCGAAAACTCCTCACCGGCACCGGCACGTGAGCAAACTGTCTACCAAGACAAACAGACTATACTTGAAGTGAATGCTCAGACGATTTCGGAATCAGACGGTTCCGAAGAAACAGAGACGGAAACTGAAAAGGATTTTTGTTCTCAAATTCCACGGAGAACTAAATCGGCCAAGTTTAATAGGGGAAGCAACAAGGAAATATACGGTAAGCTCCGTAGATCGGAGACAGAGATGTGCCGAAAAATCGATAATTCCGTTGATCCGTCGGAAACGGTTTATCCAGTGGATGAATTAAGCAATGAAGAGTTTCAGAAAGCCATTGAGGATTTCATTGCTAGGCAAATCAAATTTCATCAGGAAGAGAAGTTGGCTATTGTTCTTCATAGCTAA
- the LOC107010600 gene encoding lipid phosphate phosphatase epsilon 2, chloroplastic-like, producing the protein MVVATTLVNGSILVNQLQFRRLDRFSTFKLDICGKFKFKKSISHCTLIPPKMMMDSVENRAAAAAGDEGVSLGGLEKEAVVDGAMNFSSDGIQAFLNSMSKWLMAAVYGMILLWRHDMEALWVTSGGFVNICLSIALKGILNHERPVSTIRSDPGMPSSHAQSIFYTVAFCTILMIKFFGFNEITAVTSTLIFAMGSYFSWLRVSQRLHTLNQVAVGAILGFCFSFFWFWLWDAIVMKAFINHYWVRIVAVVGAAGFCVGFLLYVIRNWVIEDLH; encoded by the exons ATGGTTGTTGCAACTACCCTTGTAAATGGATCAATACTAGTTAATCAGCTTCAATTTCGCAGACTCGATAGATTTTCCACTTTCAAATTGGATATCTGTGGAAAATTCAAGTTCAAAAAATCCATATCGCATTGTACACTAATTCCCCCTAAAATGATGATGGATTCCGTCGAGAATCGAGCTGCTGCTGCTGCCGGCGATGAAGGAGTCAGTCTTGGAGGATTAGAGAAAGAAGCTGTTGTTGATGGAGCCATGAATTTTTCTTCCGATGGAATTCAAGCTTTTCTCAATAGCATG AGTAAGTGGCTGATGGCTGCAGTTTATGGTATGATCTTGCTGTGGAGGCATGATATGGAAGCCCTGTGGGTTACTTCAGGTGGATTTGTCAATATCTGTCTTTCAATTGCACTGAAGGGGATACTTAACCATGAACGCCCCGTTTCAACAATAAGATCAGATCCTGGGATGCCTTCGTCACACGCGCAATCTATCTTCTACACAGTCGCATTTTGTACCATCTTAA TGATTAAATTTTTCGGGTTCAATGAAATAACTGCAGTCACTAGTACGCTTATCTTTGCAATGGGTTCTTACTTT TCATGGCTACGAGTTTCGCAACGACTTCACACGCTAAACCAAGTAGCAGTGGGTGCAATACTAGGATtctgtttctcttttttctGGTTCTGGCTATGGGATGCCATAGTCATGAAGGCATTTATAAACCACTATTGGGTTCGGATTGTAGCTGTTGTTGGTGCAGCTGGTTTTTGTGTTGGTTTTCTCCTATATGtgattcgaaattgggttatTGAAGACCTACATTGA